The Xiphophorus hellerii strain 12219 chromosome 3, Xiphophorus_hellerii-4.1, whole genome shotgun sequence genome segment GCTTCGACCACTACAGCCCAGCCAGTCCCTCCTACCTGCATAGCAATGGGGGGAGCTTGGGCTCAGCTCCAGGCACTTCCTTCCCATTCTTTCCACCATCCTCCCCCTCTCCCTCCACCTCATCCCCCACTCGTTCCTGGTCACGCCCCGCCTCAGCCTTGCTGCCGGACTATCCCAACTACTGCACGTTGGGGTCCCCGATGGTACCTTCATCAAAAGTCCCCAGCTGGAAGGTTGGTCATCACCTCAAACTTGATGAGCAACACATTTCCATTCTCCTTGTGTGCAGTTTGTTCACTGCACAAGTTTGCTCGGCAATTTTAGacttcatttcttatttttactttcaagcTTAAATCAAAAGAGAAccattttaagactttaaaacatcaaatcattATTAAACAATTTTGTTCACAGGACTGGGCAAAGCCAGGACCTTATGACCAGCCTATGGTCAACACACTGAGAAGGAGGAAAGACAAGGAAGCTTTGGCTGGGGTGGAGAATAATGGGAGCATAAATGGTGGCAACAGCCCCCCTTCAAGCCAAACATCGATCTCAGCGCCCCCTCCTGCTCAGATACAAACACCAAGCCAGCAGGAAGAGAAGAACAGGATCATGAAGGTCAGTTTCTGTCTCCACTGATTTTGCTGTGAAAGAATGTTTGTCCCTATAAACATTGTTAGCAAATTTTTATATCAAATAGATATAAAGTgagtaaaaactaaatgttatttttaaatgttgtttttaaataatgattttatttttaacgggaaaaaaatattcacaccagCCAGTCCCTCCTGGCTGCAAGAGACGTGGGATGCTCTTCAATTCTAACTGGCTTTACATTGAAGAGTATCTCAGTTAGCCCAATAACAGATTGATCCACCCTCGACAACTAGTGTCAAGGTTTTGCGTTAACTAGCAATCAATTCAAACTTTGGAACCAGTTTTAGACTGATTGatgttaattaatttgtttctcatctgtttttggATTTCATTTGATTATGGTCATTaggcctacttcatgttgtgaGGAAGGTTATCTTTACGTTATTTCTTAATTCTCCAGATCTGGCAGTAGTCTTGTCTCGGTGACATTGAATACAACTGTCAATGTCAATAATCTGTTAACTGTTTGTTGTTGGATATCATTTTGtaatgtaagttttttttaatgatcagaAAGACTTAAGTGGaaaaatgaggggaaaaagcTGCTGAAATTTGTAAGGCTTCcctttttattagcattttttattAGATCCAGAAGAGCTTTTTTTGCATGCTTCCATTGAGCACATTTAGTTATGTCCTTAAACTGCAgacatatttttacaaaattactCAACGATTACCTTTAATGGTGATACTTATTTCCATGTATTGATTAATGCCATCTATTAACTGTGAGCGTACAGCAAAATCAGCCTACAACGACCAATGTTGTTGCAGTTATGGCACGTAAACAATGTGAATAGCCCTCCACCATTAATGTTCCCCGTTAATGACTTTAGTGGGTTGgacataattattttaatggcTTTAGTACACTGCACTTGGCTGTATCAATTCAGTCTAACGTCTTGACTTTCCTCTCACATGTTgatttcatctgtttttgtcaGGCTGATGATCTTGAGGCCCAAAATGAACTGGCCCTGGTCTTATCCAGGGGTCTGGAGCTGGACACCCAGAGGTCAAACAGAGACTCCATCCAGTGCTCCAGTGGCTACAGCACTCAGACCAACACACCCTGCTGCTCTGAAGACACCATACCATCACAAAGTAGTAAAGTTTATCCCCAATATCTATTTGGAGATTTTGTGTCATAATCCACTCTGTAGTAGTGTGACTTAACCTCCTCATATTTACTCATGACAGTTTCAGATTACGACTACTTTTCCATGGCTGGAGACCAGGAGCCTGAGCAGCAGCAACTGCAGCAGCCATCTGACTTCGACAAGTCCTCCACGATCCCCAGAAACAGTGACATTGGCCAGTCCTACAGACGCATGTTCCAGACCAAACGGCCCGCCTCCACAGCCGGCATGCCCATCACACAGACCCCATATCCTGGACAGGGAACATACCATGGGGGAGCCTATCCCTCCACACCGGTCCACACAGGAACCTATCCGTCTGCGCCTGCTGGCCAATACACTGCTACTTCTACGGGTACAAATAACTCTGAGGTTATCACAAATGTTCACTAGCATAGCTTTGGCTTTATACCTTTTATAccttaactttttcacattattttcttattgcaaccacaaacttagGCATATATTTTGGGATTTAAGGGACAGACAAACAtagcaaaataacaaataaaattgcCAAAACTGTGCAGTGGATTCATATCttgtgcattttaaataaaaattaaaataaaactcaaacagTTAGTAATAGAGTCCACCTGAGTGTAACTTATCTTGAGTCATGGAAGCAGGTCAGAGGTGATAGGAAGATGAATAGAGCTAAATAGAGGGTGGTCATTAGGCAGTGAGAGATTTAAAACCTCTAACAGGCAAAAGGtggctcaaaaaaaaaagcaatttactCTGTGGGACAAATCGTACTCCACATctttcagattttgatttatttttatttgaaaaacatgtaGACCAtcctttttttcatgttttattgtaaaatatcaataaaatacattttgttttctattgtgTATCTGTAACAAAGGTTGCTTCACGttaaaaccacaattttctagcagcattttttatttgctttgtatCTTCATTACCTGCCAAGGATTCATCCCACCTCTGTAATCCTCCCTGCAGGTCATGGTCCAGTTATCGTCACCCCTGGAGTTGCCACAATCCGTCGCACGCCCTCCTCTAAACCCTGCGCCCGTCGCTCCGGCTCTGTGGGCGGAGGCCCCATTCCCATTCGTACTCCGGTCGTGCCAGTGAAAATCCCTACAGTGCCTGACATGTCAGGAACAGTTAATGGGAGCAGGAGTTCAGAGGAGattggaggaggagaggaaagctCATATTCCTCAACGTTTGTAAGACCAGATGAAGCTGGCACGCTTCCTTTGATGTCCTGGAGCGGTCAGGCCTCCACTAACCCTCCGACCGTTCCCCTGCCCAACCAGCTGGTCCAGCCGTACCAGGGAAGTGGAGAGGAGGCGGACGAACAAGATGAAGGAAACATGCTTGTGGCTATCCGCAAGGGGGTCAAGCTCAAAAGAACCCTCACCAATGACCGTTCAGCTCCACGGATCGCCTGACGCCATCATCCGACTGCCAGCTTGGTGTCACAAGTATCTTGAGCTTTTATGATggaaatttctgttaaaaaaatatttgggaaTCTGgtcaaaagctttaaaaaaaaaagaaaaagctttttgtgTTAATAGGAGACACCTCTGGTACGAATAGTTGTGAAATCGTGTCACCTCAAAGACATTTAACCTTGACTTAgtgtagatttttctttttggttgaTCCGTCAGATCGGTTAAAGGCAGAATCGTTGTATAACCAGGAGTAGATCAGAGAGCCCCCTTGTGGTTGTTTCTGTTTACTCTGAATAGATTTATTCTTCATTGGCCATCAAACAGAAGCTCTAAACCAAAACACTTATTATTTCTGCTGGGTTGGGTCCATGTTGTGTGTCGTAACAGTGTGAAATATTAGGATGCGcttctgtgaatatttttctgaaaagagaGCACAAATGACTTAGCTGACCTTTTCCTGTGGTAAAATAACCACTGTTCATGAAGAAAGATGGACACCAAGCTGTCTTCCACTTACAGCTCAGAGGCGTAAGCACAGCTCACATCAGAGCCCCTCGTGGACCCGAATGGCCGACCCAGGAAGCCATGGCAAAGTAGAGGAACTGACTTTGTGTGACCACATGTCCACGTTGCTGCAGGCTACTTTGCAAAGTGTAAAGAGGTTATATAAATAGAAATTtgatcttttgttttaaaatctttgcttgttttaatgtctttataatttgtaaataatttagcACATCTCAATTGAGGCTGAGTGTGATGGTTCAGAGTGGCAATTTTAGTTTCAAAACGTCTAAAAAGGTTGTAATTATCATCAGCCTCCGCTGcgttaatatacatttttggttAAACTCTCCTGCAGGTTTTTGATTTCTCATATCTTTTGGCTCTGCAGTCTACATACTGAGATTTATAGGACATATATAAACGTTAGGTTTATTAATTGACCCTCCACTATTATACTATAGTAACCATGTGCaagagtttgaaaaataaaaacaagtgatattaatttttaatgagACAAACTATTTTTGATGTAAAGATTCTCAGTTAAAagctctaaacatttttttctatgttttaacttttttgtttccttttactCTACTAACAAGGAAGTATTTCTGATTAACATTTCCATCTTTTGCAATAGTACAGATATTGTTTCAGTCAAAAGGAGGAAATCAGATCAAAATGTATAATTCATTAAGTATAAGTAGCAttttagtaactttttttttatcaggacTTTGATAAGATTTTGGGATATGAGATTAATCCTCGTATCGTAGCGTTAGACTATAAGCTAAGGAGGCTAGTTAGTGGCACCACGTCTGTAATTCATTTGCGTTTCAGTTCAAGCACTGTCTACTACAAGATGTATGAAAGTGTAAATATTGTTTAGCTGTGGTCAGTCGAGGAActcacacatttttaatttattttctttttcagtgttttaattcCATCTTGGTTCTCatcttatttctatttttatactTTCCAAAAAAATATCAGAGTAAGAAGGTTGCTTATCCGTTCCAGTgtgagaaagatataaaacagaCGTGCAGACATTACGGTACATATTAACGAGACGCAAGCTGTTTAACCGAGTTCATTGGCAACAGTATTATAAGTTTTGTGTACAAAATAACTACATTTTCCTGTGAGTTGGTTAAAATGTCtgtattgttttagtttttgcttgTACAGTTATTTTAGCATGACTGAAGAGATGGTGGACTAACACAGAAATATTCATAAACTTGACAGCTGTTCCCTGaaggcaattttattttatgacctGATCAATTATTTCTGTCTAAATATCTCAAATATGCTATTAACCTGTAATTCCCATATTCAAATTCTtagcataaatatatatttccaaATGCCAGTATATCCTATGAGTAAGAAGTTTATagtttgtgaaattttaaacattacagTTTAATCTGTGACCGTTTagttttttgctcattttctcaGTGGAGAGTTGACCTCTCGCTGCCTGTCCCTGTATAGTTCAAGCTttgatgctgtttatttttcaggatAAAGTGACACCtttagaaatataataaaaataatcaacttaCTTTGGCTCAGTTGTTTTGCAtgttaatgggtttttttttgtttgagtgGGTATCATGTAGATATAAAAGCGTAATATGTAATGCCAGACAATCTTTGAACCCAGaaccattttatatttttttagactCGAGATGTAATTTAAAACTGATATATTGGAAGTaataatttgcacattttgtttgatCGATGTATTTTCACACAGcttttatacataaaataaaagagtaaCACTGAATGCAGCCCAAAGAACTTAAAACACCACCGCCACACAAAGGAGAGGGACCaaacatgatgaaaaataaGCTTGTAATGCTACACTGTGGCCACCAGAAGTCGCTCTTACAAAGGATTAATTATTAGCTCTCAGCCAACGTctacatgttttcatttaagatCTGTAAGCACGTTTACAATCAGCAAAATAGTTAATCACACTCAGGagactttagtttttattttttttaatgattgagCGCCTTCCTTCTGAAACATAATGCCACCTGATATCTTTTTTCCTTTGGGTGTGGACTCAGGTCTGGTTAAACGATTGAAGTGCCCCACATGGGTTATAGTATGGAAAGGAACACACTGATTTACACTTGTAATGTCCAATATTTTCATCTTGACTGAGATGTGAATAGTTGCATAAAAAGTTTTGGCACTTATTTTCATTGACAATATGAAccatcctaaaaaaaaaaaagtaatcacaTGACggcttttttatttcaaacgtGACACTAAATTTTCTATATAACTTGCCCCGTTTACATAAATTTTACACATTCCTCAGCACAGCAGGCTTTGAATTTCTGACCCAAGCAGTCCCCAAATAGACTGTGATCGGAGGCGCGTACGTCTGACGGTGCCGTCAGAGTTACGCACGGAGGAAAGCGGCGCTGCCATTGGTCAACATTTTCGAGGTCGCTGCCCCCCGCTGTGCCCTCCCATCCGCCTCACTCCATCCTGCCAGCCAGAGGTTAGTCCGAAGAAACcgaaaatgtgatttattttactgttacaCAAGTCGGTTTAATGTTTGCGGTTTCTGTGTCACTGTGTGGAAACTCTTAAGAGCGAGTGAAGCGCATGAACCGGAGCGGTTGCCGTGTTTTTTGGGCTTCTCCTGGCGGAGGCTGGAGGACCGGACGGCGGAGCATCGACTGAGGTGCGTCCCAGTAAGTCATGTTGCAGTTCGGTTTATGCAGCTTTTTGCTTAGGAAGAGGGTTGCAAACTAAAATACTGGTTCGTAAATAGTGTGTGTGGGAAATGTCAGATTCACATTTGGTTCAGAATTGACACTCCGATAGAGAAGCTGTGTTTTTCTGCCACCATTGTGCGGACGTTAGTTTGTAGCATAAATAATGAAATCACGGGTAATGTCACGTGGttgagaaaaatacaattttactcTAATAACCGTGGGCTCTGTTGTCCGTCAGGACTGCGGGTTATTTCTCTACCCTCATCCCTAAGATGCTTCCCTGCCTGCGGAGAGTCCTGCGGCCTGCCTTCTCCTTGACAGCCGGGAGAGGACTGACCAGAGCCGGACACAGGAGCAGCGGACCATCCGCTGTAGTATCAGGCTCCCCGGGGAGGCTCGCCTCACAGCCTCCGCTCTCCGCGCTGGTGCAGCGATGCTACTTGGGCACACATCCCCTGAAGGAACCCGTGGAGCCCCTCAACTCACCCCGCGGAGCCAAGGACTTCATTTACAGCCTCCATCCGTCGGAACGCAGCTGTCTGCTGCGGGAGCTGCATAAGTTCGAGTCCATAGCCATTGCTCAAGGTAGGTAGTGTTTTACAGTGGAGCAGAAGGTACAAGGTGTTTCATTTCAACACCGTCAGTATGATAAAGTTCGCCCTTTAGGTTCAATCATTTGTGCTCTACCTGTGGACAGCTGTTAACAAATATTCGTGcaatttctgaaaatgtaatccatgtttttgtttgtgcgtggataagtaaaaaaaataaacgtaGTAACATTGATTCGGGTGAAATTTTCTATCTGCATCTCTTGgagacaaaaatacttgcttgtaaaatattatgttttcaacatatttgaaaaaaagaatccTATTATTATGATGCATGACGATGACTCAagcttttccttttccttaaTCTGTCTATGACAGATGCacttctttaaatgttgtgtgTAAATGCATGAGCTCTTGCACTTGCCAGTCTAGCAGGGGTTGAAACTGTTATGTCTGTTGGCATGGAGCTAGCTCTGGTTAGCTCTGTGATTCACACTGTTTAATTTGAACTGAGATTAACTGCAGTTTTAAATCCCAGCAGGGAGAAATAAATTaggtgttttattaaaatggtTATTATAATCTCTTAAAGGATAATTGAGGTCTGAATGGCCTTCAGCTGTGGTCAAATTCCTAAACATAAGAAATGGAAAATCTTTAAATGCAGCTCTAAAGCTGACCGTAGGCTTTTTTTCAGAGCCAATTCTCATAAATGTTATATGATCTATAGATgaggagctaaaaaaaaagattataagAACCTGGAGTGCGTGTGGCTGAATTTTGACGGACCTATTTAACCCGTGATCATATATTATCAATTTTGGACTGATTGCAGTCTGTTTGATGTTTCTGTTTACAGCAGGTATAAATGCACCAACCTCTCTTACACTCGTGCCtctttttataaatctgcaatGCTTATTATGTGGTAGAACAGCTTGGAGGGCAGTGCTTCTAGACCTGATCTGTTGTGCAGGATAAATGATTAGTAGCTGGCATTGTCTTAGGACATGTGGGCGTCTTTcccttttgttttgatttgtgcCTTCATGTTGCAGcagtttttacagtttgttttgttgggagTCTAGAGTACCTGTAAGTATTAATGTCAGGTTTAAAGTGGACTGGTGAAGTGGGCTCAAGCAACCCAGAGATatctgctgaaaaaaataaataaatgttttttttctccaaagccATAGCCTCAAGGTAACTGACAGGAAatgttaataattatttaattttataattttatccGGCATTTACTCTTTCTTGTTGTCACTGATATTTACAATTTTCTAGCAaaacctctttttttatttaatcagcaattTAATCCGATGTTTATGTTTCCATTACTTGATAAAGCTTTGCAAATTTTGGCATTTCATATATCTTGATTCAGGGCTCTGGTTCTAGTGAGGCTACCAAAAGTCgttttgcacaaaaatgttgAGGCTCAAATGCTGTTGCTTGTAGGTAGCATTTAGTGAATTGTACAATGCACTCAGTGTGGAGGCATTACTGCATCTCTGTGTAACGTAAGAATACAATTATGGGAGCATGAGAAATGCATCAGAACAGAGGATCTCCCACATGCAGAGAGAAAGTAGTCAATCAATAAGGAGGGGAATGCAGCGGGAGAAACAGTTAAGTGATGATGAAGAGGCTTTACAGCTTCTGTGCTGACCCAAACTGTTCACACTCTTTCCCACTGGGGATAAAACACAGCATCTGTGCTTTACCATacttattatttattaacaGGCTTTAGTTCCACATCAGTGATAGTGTGAGATATAAGAGAAACATAATCTCGGATCAACTCCAGAAGTTAagatttcaaatatttgcatttgttaTGGTCTCAGTAATATCATAGAAGGACATAAGAAAAAATCTGATGGATTTTTCTTATGATGATGGAAAT includes the following:
- the LOC116717322 gene encoding protein MTSS 1-like isoform X5, translating into MEAVIEKECSALGGLFHTVIGDMKSSCPIWEDFITKAGKLQSQLRATAVAVTIFLDAFQKVADLATNSRGGTRDIGSALTRMCMRHRSIEAKLKQFSMCFLEGLINPLQEQMEEWKRGVNTLDKDHAKEYKRARQEIKKKSSDTLKLQKKAKKADNHGRGDFQPQLNSAMQDVSDKYILLEETEKQALRKALIEERQRFCCFVALLQPVVDEEISMLAEVTHLQTISEDLKALTSDPHKLPPASEQVISDLKGSDYGWSYQTPPSSPSTTMSRKSSMCSSLNSVNSSDSRGSSGSHSHSPSSSSSSSSSHHLFHHHHPCHRYRSSTLPLQAPVRLSSISSHDSGFISSSQDQNASSKSSSPMPAETKPCPSSSSSEMSETGQLHGDCSTACSLTATTLQHATDKLSNGFDHYSPASPSYLHSNGGSLGSAPGTSFPFFPPSSPSPSTSSPTRSWSRPASALLPDYPNYCTLGSPMVPSSKVPSWKDWAKPGPYDQPMVNTLRRRKDKEALAGVENNGSINGGNSPPSSQTSISAPPPAQIQTPSQQEEKNRIMKADDLEAQNELALVLSRGLELDTQRSNRDSIQCSSGYSTQTNTPCCSEDTIPSQSISDYDYFSMAGDQEPEQQQLQQPSDFDKSSTIPRNSDIGQSYRRMFQTKRPASTAGMPITQTPYPGQGTYHGGAYPSTPVHTGTYPSAPAGQYTATSTGHGPVIVTPGVATIRRTPSSKPCARRSGSVGGGPIPIRTPVVPVKIPTVPDMSGTVNGSRSSEEIGGGEESSYSSTFVRPDEAGTLPLMSWSGQASTNPPTVPLPNQLVQPYQGSGEEADEQDEGNMLVAIRKGVKLKRTLTNDRSAPRIA
- the LOC116717322 gene encoding protein MTSS 1-like isoform X6, which encodes MEAVIEKECSALGGLFHTVIGDMKSSCPIWEDFITKAGKLQSQLRATAVAVTIFLDAFQKVADLATNSRGGTRDIGSALTRMCMRHRSIEAKLKQFSMCFLEGLINPLQEQMEEWKRGVNTLDKDHAKEYKRARQEIKKKSSDTLKLQKKAKKGRGDFQPQLNSAMQDVSDKYILLEETEKQALRKALIEERQRFCCFVALLQPVVDEEISMLAEVTHLQTISEDLKALTSDPHKLPPASEQVISDLKGSDYGWSYQTPPSSPSTTMSRKSSMCSSLNSVNSSDSRGSSGSHSHSPSSSSSSSSSHHLFHHHHPCHRYRSSTLPLQAPVRLSSISSHDSGFISSSQDQNASSKSSSPMPAETKPCPSSSSSEMSETGQLHGDCSTACSLTATTLQHATDKLSNGFDHYSPASPSYLHSNGGSLGSAPGTSFPFFPPSSPSPSTSSPTRSWSRPASALLPDYPNYCTLGSPMVPSSKVPSWKDWAKPGPYDQPMVNTLRRRKDKEALAGVENNGSINGGNSPPSSQTSISAPPPAQIQTPSQQEEKNRIMKADDLEAQNELALVLSRGLELDTQRSNRDSIQCSSGYSTQTNTPCCSEDTIPSQSISDYDYFSMAGDQEPEQQQLQQPSDFDKSSTIPRNSDIGQSYRRMFQTKRPASTAGMPITQTPYPGQGTYHGGAYPSTPVHTGTYPSAPAGQYTATSTGHGPVIVTPGVATIRRTPSSKPCARRSGSVGGGPIPIRTPVVPVKIPTVPDMSGTVNGSRSSEEIGGGEESSYSSTFVRPDEAGTLPLMSWSGQASTNPPTVPLPNQLVQPYQGSGEEADEQDEGNMLVAIRKGVKLKRTLTNDRSAPRIA
- the LOC116717322 gene encoding protein MTSS 1-like isoform X10, with translation MEAVIEKECSALGGLFHTVIGDMKSSCPIWEDFITKAGKLQSQLRATAVAVTIFLDAFQKVADLATNSRGGTRDIGSALTRMCMRHRSIEAKLKQFSMCFLEGLINPLQEQMEEWKRGVNTLDKDHAKEYKRARQEIKKKSSDTLKLQKKAKKGRGDFQPQLNSAMQDVSDKYILLEETEKQALRKALIEERQRFCCFVALLQPVVDEEISMLAEVTHLQTISEDLKALTSDPHKLPPASEQVISDLKGSDYGWSYQTPPSSPSTTMSRKSSMCSSLNSVNSSDSRGSSGSHSHSPSSSSSSSSSHHLFHHHHPCHRYRSSTLPLQAPVRLSSISSHDSGFISSSQDQNASSKSSSPMPAETKPCPSSSSSEMSETGQLHGDCSTACSLTATTLQHATDKLSNGFDHYSPASPSYLHSNGGSLGSAPGTSFPFFPPSSPSPSTSSPTRSWSRPASALLPDYPNYCTLGSPMVPSSKVPSWKDWAKPGPYDQPMVNTLRRRKDKEALAGVENNGSINGGNSPPSSQTSISAPPPAQIQTPSQQEEKNRIMKADDLEAQNELALVLSRGLELDTQRSNRDSIQCSSGYSTQTNTPCCSEDTIPSQISDYDYFSMAGDQEPEQQQLQQPSDFDKSSTIPRNSDIGQSYRRMFQTKRPASTAGMPITQTPYPGQGTYHGGAYPSTPVHTGTYPSAPAGQYTATSTGHGPVIVTPGVATIRRTPSSKPCARRSGSVGGGPIPIRTPVVPVKIPTVPDMSGTVNGSRSSEEIGGGEESSYSSTFVRPDEAGTLPLMSWSGQASTNPPTVPLPNQLVQPYQGSGEEADEQDEGNMLVAIRKGVKLKRTLTNDRSAPRIA
- the LOC116717322 gene encoding protein MTSS 1-like isoform X9 — its product is MEAVIEKECSALGGLFHTVIGDMKSSCPIWEDFITKAGKLQSQLRATAVAVTIFLDAFQKVADLATNSRGGTRDIGSALTRMCMRHRSIEAKLKQFSMCFLEGLINPLQEQMEEWKRGVNTLDKDHAKEYKRARQEIKKKSSDTLKLQKKAKKGRGDFQPQLNSAMQDVSDKYILLEETEKQALRKALIEERQRFCCFVALLQPVVDEEISMLAEVTHLQTISEDLKALTSDPHKLPPASEQVISDLKGSDYGWSYQTPPSSPSTTMSRKSSMCSSTLPLQAPVRLSSISSHDSGFISSSQDQNASSKSSSPMPAETKPCPSSSSSEMSETGQLHGDCSTACSLTATTLQHATDKLSNGFDHYSPASPSYLHSNGGSLGSAPGTSFPFFPPSSPSPSTSSPTRSWSRPASALLPDYPNYCTLGSPMVPSSKVPSWKDWAKPGPYDQPMVNTLRRRKDKEALAGVENNGSINGGNSPPSSQTSISAPPPAQIQTPSQQEEKNRIMKADDLEAQNELALVLSRGLELDTQRSNRDSIQCSSGYSTQTNTPCCSEDTIPSQSISDYDYFSMAGDQEPEQQQLQQPSDFDKSSTIPRNSDIGQSYRRMFQTKRPASTAGMPITQTPYPGQGTYHGGAYPSTPVHTGTYPSAPAGQYTATSTGHGPVIVTPGVATIRRTPSSKPCARRSGSVGGGPIPIRTPVVPVKIPTVPDMSGTVNGSRSSEEIGGGEESSYSSTFVRPDEAGTLPLMSWSGQASTNPPTVPLPNQLVQPYQGSGEEADEQDEGNMLVAIRKGVKLKRTLTNDRSAPRIA
- the LOC116717322 gene encoding protein MTSS 1-like isoform X11, translating into MEAVIEKECSALGGLFHTVIGDMKSSCPIWEDFITKAGKLQSQLRATAVAVTIFLDAFQKVADLATNSRGGTRDIGSALTRMCMRHRSIEAKLKQFSMCFLEGLINPLQEQMEEWKRGVNTLDKDHAKEYKRARQEIKKKSSDTLKLQKKAKKGRGDFQPQLNSAMQDVSDKYILLEETEKQALRKALIEERQRFCCFVALLQPVVDEEISMLAEVTHLQTISEDLKALTSDPHKLPPASEQVISDLKGSDYGWSYQTPPSSPSTTMSRKSSMCSSTLPLQAPVRLSSISSHDSGFISSSQDQNASSKSSSPMPAETKPCPSSSSSEMSETGQLHGDCSTACSLTATTLQHATDKLSNGFDHYSPASPSYLHSNGGSLGSAPGTSFPFFPPSSPSPSTSSPTRSWSRPASALLPDYPNYCTLGSPMVPSSKVPSWKDWAKPGPYDQPMVNTLRRRKDKEALAGVENNGSINGGNSPPSSQTSISAPPPAQIQTPSQQEEKNRIMKADDLEAQNELALVLSRGLELDTQRSNRDSIQCSSGYSTQTNTPCCSEDTIPSQISDYDYFSMAGDQEPEQQQLQQPSDFDKSSTIPRNSDIGQSYRRMFQTKRPASTAGMPITQTPYPGQGTYHGGAYPSTPVHTGTYPSAPAGQYTATSTGHGPVIVTPGVATIRRTPSSKPCARRSGSVGGGPIPIRTPVVPVKIPTVPDMSGTVNGSRSSEEIGGGEESSYSSTFVRPDEAGTLPLMSWSGQASTNPPTVPLPNQLVQPYQGSGEEADEQDEGNMLVAIRKGVKLKRTLTNDRSAPRIA
- the LOC116717322 gene encoding protein MTSS 1-like isoform X8 — encoded protein: MEAVIEKECSALGGLFHTVIGDMKEAHDPFCSLTRKEDMMSSCPIWEDFITKAGKLQSQLRATAVAVTIFLDAFQKVADLATNSRGGTRDIGSALTRMCMRHRSIEAKLKQFSMCFLEGLINPLQEQMEEWKRGVNTLDKDHAKEYKRARQEIKKKSSDTLKLQKKAKKADNHGRGDFQPQLNSAMQDVSDKYILLEETEKQALRKALIEERQRFCCFVALLQPVVDEEISMLAEVTHLQTISEDLKALTSDPHKLPPASEQVISDLKGSDYGWSYQTPPSSPSTTMSRKSSMCSSTLPLQAPVRLSSISSHDSGFISSSQDQNASSKSSSPMPAETKPCPSSSSSEMSETGQLHGDCSTACSLTATTLQHATDKLSNGFDHYSPASPSYLHSNGGSLGSAPGTSFPFFPPSSPSPSTSSPTRSWSRPASALLPDYPNYCTLGSPMVPSSKVPSWKDWAKPGPYDQPMVNTLRRRKDKEALAGVENNGSINGGNSPPSSQTSISAPPPAQIQTPSQQEEKNRIMKADDLEAQNELALVLSRGLELDTQRSNRDSIQCSSGYSTQTNTPCCSEDTIPSQSISDYDYFSMAGDQEPEQQQLQQPSDFDKSSTIPRNSDIGQSYRRMFQTKRPASTAGMPITQTPYPGQGTYHGGAYPSTPVHTGTYPSAPAGQYTATSTGHGPVIVTPGVATIRRTPSSKPCARRSGSVGGGPIPIRTPVVPVKIPTVPDMSGTVNGSRSSEEIGGGEESSYSSTFVRPDEAGTLPLMSWSGQASTNPPTVPLPNQLVQPYQGSGEEADEQDEGNMLVAIRKGVKLKRTLTNDRSAPRIA
- the LOC116717322 gene encoding protein MTSS 1-like isoform X1, with translation MEAVIEKECSALGGLFHTVIGDMKEAHDPFCSLTRKEDMMSSCPIWEDFITKAGKLQSQLRATAVAVTIFLDAFQKVADLATNSRGGTRDIGSALTRMCMRHRSIEAKLKQFSMCFLEGLINPLQEQMEEWKRGVNTLDKDHAKEYKRARQEIKKKSSDTLKLQKKAKKADNHGRGDFQPQLNSAMQDVSDKYILLEETEKQALRKALIEERQRFCCFVALLQPVVDEEISMLAEVTHLQTISEDLKALTSDPHKLPPASEQVISDLKGSDYGWSYQTPPSSPSTTMSRKSSMCSSLNSVNSSDSRGSSGSHSHSPSSSSSSSSSHHLFHHHHPCHRYRSSTLPLQAPVRLSSISSHDSGFISSSQDQNASSKSSSPMPAETKPCPSSSSSEMSETGQLHGDCSTACSLTATTLQHATDKLSNGFDHYSPASPSYLHSNGGSLGSAPGTSFPFFPPSSPSPSTSSPTRSWSRPASALLPDYPNYCTLGSPMVPSSKVPSWKDWAKPGPYDQPMVNTLRRRKDKEALAGVENNGSINGGNSPPSSQTSISAPPPAQIQTPSQQEEKNRIMKADDLEAQNELALVLSRGLELDTQRSNRDSIQCSSGYSTQTNTPCCSEDTIPSQSISDYDYFSMAGDQEPEQQQLQQPSDFDKSSTIPRNSDIGQSYRRMFQTKRPASTAGMPITQTPYPGQGTYHGGAYPSTPVHTGTYPSAPAGQYTATSTGHGPVIVTPGVATIRRTPSSKPCARRSGSVGGGPIPIRTPVVPVKIPTVPDMSGTVNGSRSSEEIGGGEESSYSSTFVRPDEAGTLPLMSWSGQASTNPPTVPLPNQLVQPYQGSGEEADEQDEGNMLVAIRKGVKLKRTLTNDRSAPRIA